In the Sulfolobales archaeon genome, TTCACTGGCCTAGTGAGAGTGCTCATATATGTGATACTATTAAGGCTTTTGAGAAGCTTGTTGATGAGGGTGTGATCAGGTTTTATGGGTTGAGCAATTTCAGTGTTGAAGGTGTTGAGAGTGCTAGGAGCTGTTCTAAGAAGTATGATGTTGTAGCTATTGAGAACAGGTATAGTCTGTATCATAGGAGAGATGAGAGAGATGTGATTCCTTATGCTCAGAGAGAGGGTATGATGTATATAGCTTACACACCTCTGGAGAAGGGTGTTGTAGCTAGAGATGATTTTCTGAGAGAGATCGGAGCTAGATATGGGAGGACTGCTGTTCAGGTAGCTCTTAATTGGATGATTATGATTGATAATGTGGTTCCCATACCTAAGGCTTCTAAGAAGGAGCATATTGAGGAGATTGCAGGATCTCTTGGTTGGAGGCTTAATGAGGTTGATTGGAGAAGGATTAGTGAGAGGTATAAAAGTT is a window encoding:
- a CDS encoding aldo/keto reductase yields the protein MAREYKYVKKIGRVPALGMGTWGIGGGAWSPDYSRDRESVEVLRRGFELGITLVDTAEMYGGGHAEELVGEAVKEFDREDLFVISKVWPTNASYDSVIRSARASMRRLGSYIDLYLLHWPSESAHICDTIKAFEKLVDEGVIRFYGLSNFSVEGVESARSCSKKYDVVAIENRYSLYHRRDERDVIPYAQREGMMYIAYTPLEKGVVARDDFLREIGARYGRTAVQVALNWMIMIDNVVPIPKASKKEHIEEIAGSLGWRLNEVDWRRISERYKSF